In one Labrys wisconsinensis genomic region, the following are encoded:
- a CDS encoding DHA2 family efflux MFS transporter permease subunit — protein MSAVSAADTVSASRAEPNPWLIAIVVTLAAFMEVLDTTIVNVALPHIAGTMSASTDESTWTLTSYLVANGIVLTISGFLTRLLGRKRYFLICIAMFTVCSFLCGIATSLPQIIIFRLMQGFFGGGLQPNQQSIILDTFPPAKRSQAFAVTALATVVAPVLGPTLGGLITDNYSWRWIFLINIPVGLLTFLGVMALVREPAAAPGARRKVSTDYVGLGLIVLGLGAFQIMLDKGENADWLNSPFICWMAALAAIGIGGAICWLLVAKEPIVNLRALADRNFAVGCTMIVAMAVILYSSAVLLPQLSEQQLGYTATWAGLLLSPGAIALIGLIIVVGRILPLVQARFVIAFGFVFLGAAFLYSRNLVPDIDFGTLVKMRVFQTMGLGFLFVPISSIAYLTLPRQLNGDAAALFTMFRNVAGSIGISLSSALLTTRAQVHMAYAGSHLTPYSQPYLDTLAATQRAIEATGVPAATAQQSALGQIYQQLIDQSQLLAYMDVFSICALLAFCAAPLALLLSPVKLSGGGAAAH, from the coding sequence ATGAGCGCCGTCTCCGCCGCCGACACCGTCTCCGCCTCGCGGGCCGAGCCCAATCCCTGGCTGATCGCCATCGTCGTGACCCTGGCCGCCTTCATGGAGGTGCTGGACACCACGATCGTCAACGTCGCCCTGCCGCATATCGCGGGCACGATGTCGGCCAGCACCGACGAGAGCACCTGGACGCTGACGTCCTACCTCGTCGCCAACGGCATCGTCCTGACGATCTCGGGCTTCCTCACCCGGCTGCTCGGCCGCAAGCGCTACTTCCTGATCTGCATCGCCATGTTCACGGTGTGCTCGTTCCTGTGCGGCATCGCCACCAGCCTGCCCCAGATCATCATCTTCCGGCTGATGCAGGGCTTCTTCGGCGGCGGGCTGCAGCCGAACCAGCAGTCGATCATCCTCGACACCTTCCCGCCGGCCAAGCGCAGCCAGGCCTTCGCCGTGACGGCGCTCGCGACCGTCGTGGCCCCGGTGCTCGGACCGACGCTCGGCGGCCTGATCACGGACAATTACAGCTGGCGCTGGATCTTCCTGATCAACATTCCCGTCGGCCTCCTCACCTTCCTCGGCGTGATGGCGCTGGTGCGCGAGCCTGCCGCGGCGCCGGGCGCCCGGCGCAAGGTCTCCACCGACTATGTCGGGCTCGGCCTGATCGTCCTCGGCCTCGGCGCCTTCCAGATCATGCTCGACAAGGGCGAGAACGCGGACTGGCTCAATTCGCCGTTCATCTGCTGGATGGCCGCCCTGGCCGCCATCGGCATCGGCGGCGCCATCTGCTGGCTGCTCGTCGCCAAGGAGCCGATCGTCAATCTGCGCGCCCTGGCCGATCGCAATTTCGCCGTCGGCTGCACGATGATCGTCGCGATGGCGGTGATCCTCTATTCCAGCGCGGTGCTCCTGCCACAATTGTCGGAGCAGCAGCTCGGCTACACCGCCACCTGGGCCGGCCTGCTCCTTTCGCCGGGCGCGATTGCGCTGATCGGCCTCATCATCGTCGTCGGGCGGATCCTGCCTCTGGTGCAGGCCCGCTTCGTCATCGCCTTCGGCTTCGTGTTCCTGGGCGCCGCCTTTCTCTACTCGCGCAACCTCGTGCCCGACATCGACTTCGGGACACTGGTCAAGATGCGCGTGTTCCAGACGATGGGGCTCGGCTTCCTGTTCGTGCCGATCTCGTCGATCGCCTATCTGACCTTGCCACGCCAGCTCAACGGCGACGCCGCGGCGCTGTTCACGATGTTCCGCAACGTCGCGGGGTCCATCGGCATCTCGCTCTCGTCGGCGCTGCTGACCACGCGCGCCCAGGTGCACATGGCCTATGCCGGCAGCCACCTGACGCCCTATTCCCAGCCCTATCTCGACACCCTCGCCGCCACGCAGCGCGCCATCGAGGCGACCGGCGTCCCCGCAGCCACCGCCCAGCAGAGCGCCCTGGGCCAGATCTACCAGCAGCTGATCGACCAATCCCAGCTGCTCGCCTACATGGACGTGTTCTCGATCTGCGCCCTCCTGGCGTTCTGCGCGGCGCCGCTGGCGCTGCTGCTCTCGCCGGTGAAGCTGTCCGGCGGCGGCGCGGCCGCCCATTGA
- a CDS encoding HlyD family secretion protein, translating into MDGSSTPDLELRKAAQAKDEAASARKPRRKAPAIIALLACLLAAGGAWYYVTTKDIETTDDAQVDGNVVAIAPKVGGYVATLAIRDNQHVKAGDLLIKIDPRDYIAARDQARAALSLAKAALENAQINLATTRISAPAKLVQAKAQVDLAVANRDLAILNNNRQIRLGDLATTQQSKDQALDQLRTAEATLADDKAQVDIAGLVSEAVSQAQAQVDQAQAQVQQAQAQLDTAELNLGYTEIRAPQDGWVTTRNVQEGSFVQAGQSLFSLVTPDVWITANFKESQLDRMRPGQKVDIDIDAYSHLRLKGHVDSIQLGTGSRFSAFPAENATGNFVKIVQRVPVKIVIDSGLDPNEPLPLGASADPTVSLQ; encoded by the coding sequence ATGGACGGATCCTCAACTCCGGACCTGGAGCTGCGCAAAGCGGCGCAAGCCAAGGACGAAGCGGCCAGCGCCCGCAAGCCGAGGCGCAAGGCGCCAGCCATCATCGCCCTCCTGGCCTGCCTGCTCGCTGCCGGCGGCGCGTGGTATTACGTCACCACCAAGGACATCGAGACCACGGACGATGCGCAGGTCGACGGCAATGTCGTCGCCATCGCCCCGAAGGTGGGCGGCTATGTCGCCACGCTCGCCATCCGCGACAACCAGCACGTCAAGGCCGGCGACCTCCTGATCAAGATCGATCCGCGCGACTATATCGCCGCCCGCGATCAGGCCCGGGCCGCGCTATCGCTGGCCAAGGCCGCGCTCGAGAATGCGCAGATCAACCTGGCCACGACCCGGATCAGCGCACCGGCCAAGCTGGTCCAGGCCAAGGCGCAGGTCGACCTGGCCGTCGCCAACCGCGACCTCGCCATCCTCAACAACAACCGTCAGATCCGGCTGGGCGACCTGGCGACGACCCAGCAATCCAAGGACCAGGCCCTCGACCAGCTGCGCACGGCCGAGGCGACCCTGGCCGACGACAAGGCGCAGGTGGATATTGCCGGCCTCGTGTCCGAAGCGGTGTCGCAGGCCCAGGCCCAGGTCGACCAGGCGCAGGCGCAGGTGCAGCAGGCGCAGGCCCAGCTCGACACTGCCGAGCTGAACCTCGGCTATACCGAGATCCGCGCGCCGCAGGACGGCTGGGTGACGACCCGCAACGTGCAGGAGGGCAGCTTCGTCCAGGCCGGCCAGTCCCTGTTCTCGCTCGTGACGCCCGATGTCTGGATCACCGCGAATTTCAAGGAGAGCCAGCTCGACCGCATGCGCCCCGGCCAGAAGGTCGACATCGACATCGATGCCTACAGCCACCTCCGGCTGAAAGGCCATGTCGACAGCATCCAGCTCGGAACCGGCTCGCGCTTCAGCGCCTTTCCCGCAGAGAACGCCACCGGCAATTTCGTCAAGATCGTCCAGCGCGTGCCGGTGAAGATCGTCATCGACAGCGGGCTCGATCCGAACGAGCCGCTGCCGCTCGGCGCCTCCGCCGATCCGACGGTGTCCCTGCAATGA